From a region of the Coleofasciculus sp. FACHB-1120 genome:
- a CDS encoding M23 family metallopeptidase yields MSQRNHPSCTPFGLFCRRPLVQGLSWIGGLGVLSSGLVWAQSDPSIDTVGGATQEAPPTVKMETNSRKGIEPTVVRRRSASAPEPEKNVVPRRSTPAAENASSGVRRRRLARQRALEATSVRRRSRSAPEPAVVRRRSLPVSAPETSVAVPRKAKLAAPRLVEPNTISYVKPPKLRPSKAEKSGMNSRDYNNSYIDPTDYNLGATGRAKEPIRDYDERPAVVLSERSTGCQRVLQSGQGLSGGGCGVARIPSRNTNRLRETARLTYPTRGSREYASDTDVPEVFRTSGDANRRLSRARLGVNQPEREIRQQILIASANPVAIGSRRDRSQGIRSVNRRRARSLGSSTATHSTAIASNNVGTSQSSIPFNVPEYKAPIPTIFRGLANGNTSLIFPLAIPAPITSLFGWRTHPISGTRRFHAGTDLGAPLGTPVLAAFAGKVAIADWMGGYGQAVVLKHNGTEETLYAHLSEILVQPGQQIEQGTVIGRVGSTGNSTGPHLHFEIRQLTQEGWIAIDSDAYLEYGLAQMIKALQTAHSAPAAPSTSSAPLAPQPGS; encoded by the coding sequence ATGAGCCAGCGAAACCACCCTAGTTGTACTCCGTTTGGTCTGTTTTGCCGCCGTCCCCTGGTGCAGGGACTCAGTTGGATTGGAGGTCTCGGTGTCCTCAGCAGCGGCTTAGTTTGGGCACAAAGCGATCCAAGCATAGACACAGTAGGCGGTGCCACTCAAGAGGCACCGCCTACTGTAAAAATGGAGACGAACTCCCGAAAAGGAATTGAGCCGACGGTTGTTCGTCGCCGTTCAGCTTCAGCACCAGAACCAGAGAAAAATGTTGTACCCCGTCGCTCGACTCCAGCAGCAGAGAACGCTTCATCGGGTGTCCGTCGCCGCCGCTTGGCGCGTCAGCGTGCGTTAGAGGCAACATCTGTCCGCCGCCGTTCACGTTCAGCTCCAGAACCCGCTGTTGTCCGTCGTCGCTCGCTTCCAGTATCAGCACCAGAAACCTCGGTCGCCGTTCCCAGAAAAGCAAAACTTGCTGCTCCCAGGTTGGTGGAGCCAAACACAATTTCTTATGTGAAGCCTCCCAAGCTTAGACCGAGCAAAGCTGAAAAGAGTGGGATGAATTCCCGCGACTACAACAATAGCTATATCGATCCGACTGACTATAATCTTGGTGCCACGGGTAGAGCCAAGGAACCGATTCGTGATTACGATGAACGACCTGCCGTTGTCCTGTCGGAACGGTCAACAGGATGTCAAAGAGTCTTGCAGAGCGGACAGGGTTTGTCTGGCGGAGGCTGTGGTGTTGCACGGATACCCTCTAGGAACACCAACCGTCTGAGGGAAACGGCTAGATTAACCTACCCGACTAGAGGTAGTAGGGAGTACGCAAGTGACACAGACGTACCAGAAGTATTCCGGACTTCTGGGGACGCGAATCGTAGACTCAGCCGCGCTCGTTTGGGGGTAAACCAGCCAGAACGGGAGATCCGTCAGCAAATCTTGATTGCCTCTGCTAATCCTGTGGCAATTGGCTCAAGAAGAGATCGCTCTCAGGGCATTCGCTCAGTTAACCGTCGTCGAGCCAGGTCTTTGGGTTCCTCTACCGCTACTCACTCGACTGCGATCGCTTCTAATAACGTCGGAACCAGCCAAAGCTCTATTCCGTTCAATGTGCCCGAATACAAAGCTCCGATTCCGACCATTTTCCGGGGCTTGGCTAACGGCAATACCAGCTTAATTTTCCCACTGGCGATTCCTGCGCCAATTACCTCGCTTTTCGGTTGGCGGACGCATCCGATTTCTGGTACTCGCCGGTTCCATGCGGGTACTGACTTGGGGGCACCTCTGGGTACACCTGTTTTGGCAGCTTTTGCAGGGAAGGTTGCGATCGCTGACTGGATGGGCGGCTATGGTCAAGCCGTTGTCCTCAAACACAACGGAACCGAAGAAACTCTCTATGCTCACCTGTCGGAAATTTTGGTTCAACCTGGTCAACAGATCGAACAAGGAACCGTGATTGGGCGGGTTGGGAGTACCGGCAATTCCACAGGTCCCCACCTGCACTTTGAAATCCGCCAGCTAACGCAAGAAGGCTGGATAGCAATAGACTCAGATGCCTACTTGGAATATGGTCTGGCGCAAATGATCAAAGCCTTGCAAACAGCCCATTCCGCTCCCGCAGCTCCGTCAACATCATCAGCTCCGTTAGCTCCTCAACCAGGTAGCTAA
- a CDS encoding PAS domain S-box protein has product MKSQLASTENPVYKLVFIYTLLSSISIIFADIIFNLFTNKLAFSIQVEILKDWGFILSTSGLLYVLIRTSLQLQQSEQNYHRLFENAAEGIYQVTNDGRYISANPALARIYGYNSPSDLISNFHWHASNLELYQLLQKSDVVTGFESQVNRPDSSCIWTSSNVRAVRDRNGKLLYYEGTVEDITSRRRTEQALFDSKEQYRVISELTSDAYCIRVAPDGQIITEWVSEAFLQVSGYTFAEISTPEGWRQLIHPDDWLKVQQNLLNLVSGHSGITEYRIVTRSGEIRWLRDSARSQWDEPQQRVIRILGTLEDITERKAAEALIQRSSGEINQIFNMLPSFVWKFCPATTQFIHASEILTELSGISTEAFFENYQVWDDRVDLGHESQEAIRIAWEAITKGEPYQVVYLFHTLHRGDRWFEITARPVIEDGILYYYGSTADISERQQQTMLCKQAETALRQANEALEIRVQERTAELEEVVQALQGEIAERKLAQETLKHYQLLSEHARDIVLFIGHQGQIIEANQAAIQAYGYEREEILTLNIQDLRDPPTQIAIAQALEQAEDRGILFTTTHRRKDGSTFPVEVSCQSWVIDNQRVLLSIIRDISESLRHATLRKLAEEALQKSEERFRNLLETTSDWVWELDENAIYTYSSPKVRDILGYEPEEVLGKTPFDFMPPEEAFRIANTFGPIAAQAIPFSCLENINIPKNGHRVVLETSGVPIFDASGKFRGYRGIDRDITERKQAEEALRESEERFRTIFEREAMGVVLTTLEGRLLASNPKFQEILGYSEQELQGMLFTELTHPDDVMTDWELYQALIAGNRDSYQLEKRYICKDGHVAWGYLTVSLIRTANGAPQFSTATIQDITERKQIEAALRESEERFRQLAENIPQVFWMTTPDEKQMLYISPAYEQVWGQTCESLYQQPESWLDSIYPEDRQSVIDGFEKRQQEVDDYEYRIIRPDGTIRWIRDRSFPVRDEVGQVYRIAGIAEDITERKRTEEEVRFLQTMTHAIFESQDFHSALFIALQKVCEATGWDFGEAWIPRSDGSVLECSPAWYSRADSLEEFRKSSQVYTFPPGTGLPGRVWVSKQPEWRRDVSIESNQVYLRGQQAMKAGLKAALGIPIVNHDSVLTVLVFYMFESREEDERLIELISASTELGLFMQRKRAEEEIHSALEKEKELHELKSRFVSMTSHEFRTPLATILFSAGLLENYGFKWTEDKKKIHLHRIQTAVQRMNGMLDEVLLIGKTEAGKTEFNPAPIELETFCQDLVAEMQLTAGDRHSLIFTSKGACPAASIDEKLLRHILSNLLSNGIKYTPGGGIIKCELTCHNGEATFQIKDQGIGIPPQDRQRLFETFHRASNVGNIPGTGLGLAIIKKFVDLHKGQITVESEVGVGTTFTIKLPLNEDC; this is encoded by the coding sequence ATGAAAAGTCAGCTTGCCTCAACAGAAAATCCAGTTTATAAACTTGTATTTATCTATACTTTACTTAGCAGCATTTCTATTATTTTTGCTGATATAATTTTCAATCTTTTTACAAATAAATTAGCTTTTTCCATCCAGGTAGAGATACTAAAAGATTGGGGGTTTATTCTATCTACTAGCGGTTTGCTGTATGTTCTAATTCGCACTAGCTTACAATTGCAACAATCCGAGCAGAATTACCACCGGCTCTTTGAGAACGCCGCTGAGGGGATTTATCAAGTTACAAACGATGGACGCTATATCAGTGCAAATCCAGCACTGGCACGCATTTATGGTTACAACTCACCGAGTGACCTAATTAGCAATTTTCATTGGCACGCTAGCAACTTGGAGTTGTACCAGTTACTTCAAAAATCTGATGTCGTAACGGGATTTGAATCTCAAGTCAATCGTCCTGACAGCAGTTGCATTTGGACTTCTTCTAATGTCCGTGCTGTGCGCGATCGCAATGGCAAGCTACTTTACTACGAAGGCACCGTTGAAGACATTACCAGTCGTAGGCGAACAGAGCAAGCACTGTTCGACAGTAAGGAACAATATCGCGTTATCTCAGAACTGACCTCTGATGCTTATTGCATCAGAGTTGCCCCTGACGGTCAAATAATAACCGAATGGGTATCAGAAGCCTTTTTGCAAGTTAGCGGTTACACTTTCGCCGAAATTAGCACTCCTGAAGGCTGGCGGCAGCTCATTCATCCGGATGATTGGTTAAAAGTCCAGCAAAACTTGCTTAACCTGGTTTCTGGTCACTCTGGGATTACCGAATACCGGATCGTGACCCGAAGTGGTGAGATTCGATGGTTGCGAGATTCTGCGCGATCGCAGTGGGATGAACCACAACAAAGAGTTATTCGGATTTTGGGAACATTGGAAGATATTACAGAGCGCAAAGCCGCTGAAGCGTTAATCCAGCGAAGTAGTGGCGAGATTAATCAAATCTTCAATATGCTGCCCAGTTTTGTCTGGAAGTTTTGCCCTGCCACCACCCAGTTTATCCATGCCAGTGAGATCCTGACCGAACTTAGTGGCATTTCTACAGAGGCATTTTTTGAGAATTATCAAGTTTGGGATGATCGAGTCGATTTGGGACATGAATCCCAAGAAGCAATTCGGATAGCTTGGGAAGCGATTACTAAAGGCGAACCCTATCAGGTTGTTTATCTTTTTCACACTCTTCATAGAGGCGATCGCTGGTTTGAAATTACAGCTCGACCTGTTATAGAAGACGGTATCCTCTATTACTACGGCAGCACCGCAGATATCAGCGAAAGGCAGCAGCAGACGATGTTATGCAAGCAGGCAGAAACAGCCTTAAGACAAGCAAATGAAGCGTTAGAAATCCGAGTTCAAGAGCGTACTGCTGAGTTAGAAGAAGTTGTCCAAGCACTCCAAGGGGAGATTGCCGAACGCAAGCTTGCCCAAGAAACCCTAAAGCATTATCAATTGCTGTCGGAACACGCTCGTGACATTGTTTTGTTTATTGGTCATCAAGGGCAAATTATCGAAGCGAATCAAGCAGCAATTCAGGCATACGGTTACGAACGCGAAGAGATTTTAACCTTAAACATTCAGGACTTACGAGATCCTCCAACGCAAATAGCGATCGCCCAAGCACTGGAGCAAGCAGAAGATCGGGGCATCTTATTTACCACCACTCACCGCCGCAAAGATGGCAGCACTTTTCCAGTAGAAGTTAGTTGCCAAAGCTGGGTAATTGATAATCAAAGAGTTTTATTAAGTATTATTCGGGATATCAGCGAAAGCCTCCGGCACGCCACGCTACGCAAACTGGCAGAGGAGGCATTGCAAAAAAGCGAGGAACGGTTCCGCAATTTGCTGGAAACCACCAGTGATTGGGTGTGGGAACTGGATGAAAACGCTATTTACACTTACTCAAGTCCCAAAGTGCGCGACATCTTAGGTTACGAACCTGAAGAAGTGTTGGGAAAAACTCCCTTTGACTTCATGCCGCCGGAAGAGGCCTTTCGGATTGCGAACACTTTTGGGCCAATTGCTGCCCAAGCAATTCCATTCTCTTGCCTAGAAAATATCAACATCCCTAAAAACGGTCATCGAGTTGTTCTCGAAACCAGTGGCGTCCCAATTTTTGATGCCTCTGGAAAGTTTCGTGGCTATCGCGGTATCGATCGGGACATTACCGAACGTAAACAAGCTGAAGAGGCGCTGAGGGAAAGCGAAGAGCGATTCCGAACAATTTTTGAAAGAGAAGCGATGGGTGTTGTCCTGACCACCTTAGAGGGGCGGCTGTTGGCGAGTAATCCTAAGTTTCAGGAAATTTTAGGTTACAGCGAACAAGAACTACAAGGGATGCTTTTCACTGAGTTGACGCATCCAGATGATGTGATGACAGACTGGGAACTTTACCAAGCGTTAATTGCTGGAAACCGGGATTCTTACCAATTGGAAAAGCGCTATATCTGCAAAGATGGTCATGTGGCTTGGGGCTATTTGACCGTTTCTTTGATTCGCACTGCCAATGGTGCCCCGCAATTTAGTACTGCTACCATTCAAGACATTACCGAACGCAAGCAGATAGAAGCAGCGCTACGGGAATCGGAAGAGCGCTTCCGCCAACTAGCGGAAAATATTCCGCAAGTTTTCTGGATGACGACTCCCGATGAGAAACAGATGCTCTATATCAGTCCCGCTTACGAGCAAGTATGGGGACAAACTTGCGAAAGCCTTTATCAGCAGCCTGAATCTTGGCTGGATTCGATTTATCCAGAAGATCGGCAGTCGGTGATAGATGGGTTTGAAAAACGCCAGCAAGAAGTGGACGACTACGAATATCGGATTATCCGCCCGGATGGGACGATTCGATGGATACGCGATCGCTCCTTTCCAGTTCGAGACGAGGTAGGGCAAGTCTATCGAATTGCTGGGATTGCAGAAGATATCACCGAGCGCAAGCGAACGGAGGAGGAGGTTCGTTTCCTGCAAACCATGACCCACGCTATTTTTGAGTCTCAAGACTTTCACTCTGCGCTATTCATAGCACTCCAGAAAGTCTGTGAAGCAACTGGCTGGGATTTTGGGGAAGCCTGGATTCCACGTTCCGATGGCAGTGTTCTCGAATGCAGTCCCGCTTGGTATAGCCGTGCCGATAGTCTAGAGGAATTCCGAAAATCTAGCCAAGTGTATACATTTCCCCCAGGTACTGGGTTGCCTGGGCGCGTCTGGGTCTCGAAACAACCAGAGTGGCGACGAGATGTTTCAATTGAGTCCAATCAAGTTTATCTGCGTGGTCAGCAGGCGATGAAAGCTGGACTGAAAGCCGCGCTAGGAATTCCAATTGTGAATCATGATAGTGTCCTAACCGTCCTCGTCTTTTATATGTTTGAATCTCGTGAGGAGGACGAACGACTCATCGAGCTAATTTCCGCTTCAACTGAATTGGGATTATTCATGCAACGCAAGCGGGCAGAAGAAGAAATTCATAGCGCACTGGAAAAAGAAAAGGAACTCCACGAACTCAAATCCCGTTTTGTTTCTATGACTTCCCACGAATTTCGCACCCCATTAGCAACGATTTTATTTTCTGCTGGATTGCTTGAAAATTACGGCTTTAAATGGACAGAAGACAAGAAAAAGATTCATCTGCATCGGATTCAGACTGCTGTTCAACGGATGAACGGGATGCTAGATGAAGTGCTGCTGATTGGCAAAACCGAAGCTGGCAAGACAGAGTTTAATCCTGCCCCGATAGAGCTAGAAACATTCTGCCAAGACCTTGTAGCAGAAATGCAACTGACAGCGGGCGATCGCCATTCCCTGATTTTTACAAGTAAGGGAGCCTGTCCCGCCGCTTCGATCGATGAGAAACTGCTGCGCCACATCCTCAGTAATTTACTTTCAAATGGTATTAAATATACCCCTGGGGGGGGCATTATAAAATGCGAGCTTACCTGCCACAATGGGGAAGCTACCTTCCAGATTAAAGATCAAGGTATTGGCATTCCTCCACAAGATCGCCAACGATTATTTGAAACCTTCCATAGAGCTTCTAATGTTGGCAATATTCCGGGTACGGGCTTAGGATTAGCGATTATTAAAAAGTTCGTAGACTTACACAAAGGTCAAATTACCGTAGAAAGTGAAGTCGGAGTAGGTACAACCTTTACGATTAAGTTACCGTTGAATGAGGATTGTTAA
- a CDS encoding GGDEF domain-containing response regulator, which produces MVKILVIEDEEAIRENLLELLEAEEFEAAGAGNGLAGVQMARTIGPDLIICDVMMPDLNGFGVLTALRQDPVTATIPFIFLTAKAEKADLRQAMELGADDFLTKPCTPGEILKAIAARLERQRAITQPYTLALRQAAERLNHLVHYDSVTNLPNRLLLRERFNQVISKRQDEHKSDAKSQANESPLASAQKPFSAQPVPLLFLGIDRFQRISDSLGNPGSDRLIQQIVERITSCLSRQDTIARLNLDQFAIILATLSQRQTVASVAQAILSSLNEPFSLEGGQIFLTASIGITFYPNDGQDLDILMKMTAAAMSYTQKLGGNHYQFYATDIKTDYGEALVLEASLRRALEQSEFQVYYQPQVNLQTGEISGAEALVRWQHPTRGLVSPAEFIPLAEETGLIVPLGEWVLQTASAQTQKWREAGFTSFRVSVNLSGRQFSQADLSQRIVQVLETTGLNPDALELELTESILVQNASMAIATLNELKQLGIHIAIDDFGTGYASLSYLKQFPFDTLKIDRCFVQDVTSDTQNRAIMTAVIQLAHNLNLKVTAEGVETRAELAFLSQQHCDAMQGYLFSRPVPAAELETLLIAGKRLPMQVV; this is translated from the coding sequence ATGGTAAAAATTCTAGTTATTGAAGATGAAGAAGCAATCCGCGAAAACTTATTAGAACTCTTGGAGGCAGAAGAGTTCGAGGCGGCAGGGGCAGGAAATGGTCTCGCTGGGGTGCAGATGGCAAGGACGATTGGCCCAGATTTAATTATTTGCGATGTCATGATGCCCGATTTGAACGGTTTTGGTGTTTTGACGGCACTGCGTCAAGATCCTGTCACCGCAACAATTCCCTTTATTTTTCTGACTGCCAAAGCTGAAAAAGCTGATTTGCGTCAAGCAATGGAATTAGGGGCAGACGACTTTTTAACCAAGCCTTGTACGCCCGGTGAAATACTCAAAGCGATCGCAGCCCGGCTCGAAAGACAAAGAGCGATTACTCAACCCTATACCTTAGCGCTGAGACAAGCAGCAGAAAGACTCAATCACTTAGTTCATTACGATAGCGTGACAAACCTTCCCAATCGCCTGCTATTGCGAGAACGGTTTAATCAAGTTATCAGCAAGCGGCAAGATGAACACAAAAGCGATGCCAAAAGCCAGGCGAATGAATCGCCCCTCGCCTCTGCCCAGAAGCCATTCAGCGCTCAACCTGTCCCACTGCTGTTTCTGGGAATCGACCGATTTCAACGGATTAGTGACAGTTTGGGAAATCCAGGGAGTGACAGGTTAATCCAACAAATTGTCGAACGAATCACCTCCTGTCTCAGCCGACAGGACACGATTGCGCGATTGAATTTAGATCAATTTGCAATTATTCTGGCAACCTTAAGTCAAAGACAAACGGTTGCCAGTGTCGCCCAAGCTATTTTGTCATCGTTGAATGAACCCTTCTCCCTAGAAGGCGGTCAAATTTTCCTCACTGCCAGCATTGGCATTACCTTCTATCCCAACGACGGGCAAGATTTAGACATCCTGATGAAGATGACAGCGGCGGCGATGTCCTACACCCAAAAGCTGGGAGGAAATCACTATCAGTTTTATGCGACGGATATTAAGACTGATTACGGCGAAGCACTGGTATTAGAGGCGAGTTTGCGTCGTGCCTTAGAACAAAGTGAATTTCAAGTGTACTATCAGCCCCAAGTAAATCTTCAAACCGGAGAAATTAGCGGTGCAGAAGCCTTGGTGCGTTGGCAGCACCCGACGCGGGGACTGGTTTCACCCGCTGAATTTATTCCTCTGGCAGAAGAAACGGGTTTAATTGTCCCGTTGGGTGAATGGGTGTTGCAAACTGCCAGTGCCCAAACGCAAAAATGGCGAGAAGCTGGATTTACATCGTTTCGGGTGTCAGTGAATCTGTCGGGGCGTCAATTTAGCCAAGCTGATTTAAGCCAGCGAATTGTCCAAGTATTGGAAACTACAGGTTTGAACCCAGATGCTTTGGAATTAGAGCTGACTGAAAGTATCCTCGTGCAAAATGCTTCGATGGCGATCGCTACTTTAAATGAATTGAAACAGTTGGGGATTCATATTGCAATTGATGATTTTGGCACTGGCTATGCTTCCTTAAGCTATCTCAAACAATTTCCCTTTGACACTTTGAAAATTGACCGATGCTTTGTTCAGGATGTTACGAGCGATACCCAAAACCGAGCGATTATGACCGCCGTGATTCAACTCGCTCACAATCTCAATCTGAAAGTTACGGCTGAGGGGGTAGAAACTCGCGCTGAATTGGCTTTCTTAAGCCAGCAGCATTGCGATGCCATGCAAGGCTATCTGTTTAGCCGTCCCGTACCCGCAGCAGAATTGGAAACATTGTTGATTGCAGGTAAACGGTTGCCAATGCAAGTTGTATGA
- a CDS encoding aldo/keto reductase — translation MRYRRFGKTNLPLSVFSCGTMRCLASFEDAYQTVHQAVALGINHLETARGYGKSEEYLGAALAAGLPQSREQLYITTKLPPSSDADTMRRWIDESLLNLRTDFVDCLAIHGLNTWEHLNWVQADGGCMQAVQESVADGRVRHVGFSTHGSLEVILAAIKTDLFEFINLHYYYFFQRHAPAVELANQKDMGIFIISPADKGGLLYTPPETLQHLCHPFSPLELTYRFLLSDRRITTLSLGPANPKELKECLAVAECDKPLTPQEITVFDRLQAHLGGISPDLCSQCYACLPCPENINIPEILRLRNLAVAYDMTDYGQYRYRMFENAGHWFPGMKGDRCTDCGDCLPRCPEQLDIPALLRDSHQRLNGQPRRRLWE, via the coding sequence ATGCGTTATCGGCGGTTTGGAAAAACGAATTTACCGCTTTCAGTGTTTTCCTGCGGGACGATGCGCTGTCTGGCTTCCTTTGAAGATGCCTACCAGACGGTGCATCAAGCCGTTGCTTTGGGAATTAATCACTTAGAAACTGCGAGGGGTTACGGCAAAAGCGAAGAGTATCTCGGTGCCGCTTTAGCCGCGGGATTGCCCCAGTCGCGAGAACAGCTTTACATCACTACCAAACTTCCCCCAAGCAGTGACGCTGATACGATGCGTCGGTGGATTGATGAGTCGCTATTGAACCTACGGACTGACTTTGTGGATTGTCTGGCGATTCATGGTCTCAACACCTGGGAACATTTAAACTGGGTGCAAGCGGATGGAGGCTGTATGCAGGCGGTACAGGAATCCGTGGCAGATGGCAGAGTTCGACACGTTGGCTTCTCCACCCACGGGTCGCTGGAGGTGATTCTAGCGGCGATTAAAACAGATTTGTTTGAATTCATCAACCTGCATTATTATTACTTCTTCCAGCGCCATGCTCCGGCGGTTGAGTTAGCCAACCAAAAGGATATGGGAATTTTTATTATTTCGCCAGCGGATAAGGGGGGGTTACTCTACACGCCACCGGAAACGCTTCAACATCTGTGCCATCCTTTCTCCCCTCTAGAACTAACTTATCGGTTTCTGTTGAGCGATCGCCGCATTACTACCCTCAGCCTTGGTCCTGCGAACCCCAAGGAGTTAAAGGAATGTTTGGCGGTCGCTGAGTGCGATAAACCCCTGACACCGCAGGAAATTACCGTTTTTGACCGCTTACAAGCTCATTTAGGCGGAATCTCCCCAGATTTATGTAGTCAATGCTACGCTTGTTTGCCTTGCCCAGAAAACATCAATATTCCAGAAATATTGCGTCTGCGTAATTTAGCGGTTGCCTATGACATGACGGACTATGGTCAATACCGCTACCGAATGTTTGAAAATGCCGGTCACTGGTTTCCGGGGATGAAAGGCGATCGCTGCACTGACTGTGGTGACTGTCTACCTCGATGCCCTGAACAGTTGGACATTCCAGCACTTTTGCGAGATTCTCACCAGCGTCTGAATGGGCAACCTAGGCGTCGGCTTTGGGAATAA
- a CDS encoding bifunctional nuclease family protein — MIEMKVAGIALDAVTRSPIVLLKDASERRALPIYIGQDQAKAIISALEKQTPPRPLTHDLLVNILDVWNMTLERIIIHSLQDNTFYAILSVRQGEVKKEIDARPSDAIAIAIRTGSPIWVMEEVIADASIPVDRDADEAERRAFRDFVSRLRPEDLIQRGGSSTES; from the coding sequence ATGATTGAAATGAAAGTCGCTGGAATTGCATTAGATGCTGTGACGCGCAGTCCGATAGTGTTGCTCAAAGATGCCTCGGAGCGACGAGCCTTGCCAATTTATATTGGACAAGATCAGGCAAAGGCAATTATCAGCGCTTTGGAAAAACAAACCCCTCCCCGTCCCCTAACTCATGACCTCCTGGTTAATATCCTGGACGTTTGGAATATGACCTTAGAGCGGATCATCATTCACTCGCTTCAGGACAATACCTTTTATGCGATCCTGAGTGTCCGGCAGGGTGAGGTAAAAAAGGAGATTGATGCTCGGCCTAGTGATGCGATCGCGATCGCCATCCGCACTGGCAGCCCGATTTGGGTGATGGAAGAAGTCATTGCCGATGCTTCTATCCCCGTTGACCGGGATGCCGATGAGGCAGAACGCCGAGCTTTCCGTGATTTTGTCTCGAGGCTGCGACCGGAAGATTTGATCCAGCGAGGAGGCTCCAGCACGGAATCGTAG
- a CDS encoding riboflavin synthase, with amino-acid sequence MFTGLIQALGTINSLGEDRFGLSCLGDTCQRMLADLAIGDSVAVDGVCLTVEEISPQGFVATASPETLSRTTLGQREQAAAYVNLETSLRVGSKLGGHFVTGHIDGIGCLQESVQTATSWEMRFEVPAAEDAGQRQIARYIIPKGSIAVNGVSLTVAECDPDGSWFKVAVIPHTYAETNLPYLQTGSLVNLEGDILGKYVEKFLRYPARTAGQDAPATIGMDGITPAFLVEHGYL; translated from the coding sequence GTGTTTACCGGATTAATTCAAGCTCTAGGAACTATTAATTCTCTCGGAGAAGACCGTTTTGGGCTTTCCTGCCTGGGGGATACTTGTCAGCGGATGCTGGCAGATTTAGCCATCGGCGATAGTGTGGCGGTAGATGGCGTTTGTCTGACGGTAGAGGAAATTTCGCCTCAAGGCTTTGTGGCAACCGCTTCTCCGGAAACTCTCAGTCGCACCACCTTAGGACAACGAGAACAAGCCGCCGCCTACGTGAATTTAGAAACCTCTCTCCGGGTTGGCAGCAAGCTAGGGGGGCATTTCGTGACAGGTCACATAGACGGAATCGGCTGTCTGCAAGAGTCGGTACAAACCGCGACTTCCTGGGAAATGCGGTTTGAGGTACCGGCAGCAGAGGATGCGGGGCAGCGCCAGATTGCTCGGTACATCATCCCCAAAGGCAGTATTGCCGTCAATGGCGTGAGTCTAACGGTGGCAGAGTGCGACCCTGATGGCAGTTGGTTTAAGGTGGCGGTAATTCCTCATACTTATGCGGAGACAAACCTACCTTATTTACAGACTGGCAGCTTGGTGAATTTGGAAGGAGATATTCTGGGCAAGTACGTAGAAAAATTTCTGCGTTATCCAGCACGAACTGCTGGGCAGGATGCACCCGCTACGATCGGGATGGATGGAATTACACCCGCTTTCTTGGTAGAACACGGGTATCTTTAA
- a CDS encoding biotin--[acetyl-CoA-carboxylase] ligase — protein sequence MLRINLLATVAFDRHCLEAFLGDVSLPLSFHIFETLPSTNQTLWELLDQGATPGTVVIALQQTAGRGQWGRQWQSSTGGLYLSIALAPDLVATNSAHLTLCSAWGITTALRSYGIPALIKWPNDLILCKRKLGGILTETRVQQGRITKAVVGVGINWANLVPETGINLESFLEQQPIEANALGTAIANALERLAAITLQGILSGYRHVSLEGIDALLPAYVELLSCRGRSVIVDGRSGVIVGVASTGELQVRLNSLGAAEEICLQPGTISLGYDQ from the coding sequence ATGCTACGAATTAATTTGTTAGCAACCGTGGCATTCGATCGGCATTGTCTGGAAGCCTTCTTAGGGGATGTTTCTCTACCGCTTTCTTTCCATATCTTTGAGACTTTACCTTCCACCAATCAAACCCTTTGGGAACTGCTCGACCAAGGAGCAACACCGGGAACTGTTGTCATTGCCCTTCAACAAACTGCTGGGCGGGGTCAGTGGGGACGCCAGTGGCAATCCAGCACAGGTGGACTTTACCTATCTATCGCCCTAGCTCCCGATTTAGTCGCAACTAATAGCGCCCATTTGACTCTATGCAGCGCCTGGGGAATTACTACCGCATTGCGGAGTTACGGCATTCCAGCGTTGATTAAATGGCCGAATGACCTAATCTTGTGCAAACGCAAATTAGGAGGCATTCTCACCGAAACGAGAGTGCAACAAGGACGGATTACCAAAGCAGTCGTAGGTGTGGGAATCAATTGGGCGAATCTAGTCCCGGAAACTGGCATCAATCTGGAATCCTTTTTGGAGCAGCAGCCAATCGAAGCGAATGCCCTAGGCACAGCGATCGCTAACGCCTTGGAAAGATTAGCGGCAATAACGTTGCAGGGCATTTTATCCGGATATCGACACGTTTCCCTAGAAGGAATAGACGCCCTACTTCCCGCTTACGTGGAGCTTCTCAGTTGCAGAGGGCGTTCTGTCATCGTAGATGGACGTTCTGGAGTTATTGTGGGTGTCGCATCCACCGGCGAACTTCAAGTCCGCTTGAACTCTTTAGGAGCTGCCGAGGAAATCTGCCTCCAGCCCGGTACAATCAGTCTTGGCTACGATCAGTAA